The window ACCTGTCGCTGCAGCTCATCGACCGCGCGGCAGACGGTTCGGTGCACGTCGTGTCGCGCGGCTGGTGGGACCCGCAGAACCGGAACTCGCTCACGAGCTCCGAGGCGGTCACACCGGGTGAGTTCTACGACATGTCGATTCCGCTCATTTCGACCGAGTACGTGCTGCCCGCCGGGCACACACTCGAGCTCATGGTGTTCTCGACGGACATCGACGGCGCGGATCCCGACAACCCGCTGTGCACGACACTGTGCCTGACACCGGGCACGGTCATCACGATCGACACCGCGGCGAGCACGCTGAGTGTGCCGTTCGTGGGCGGCGGTGCGCGCGCTGCCGAGGTGTTCGGCAGCGAGCCGGCGCCCGCCGAGCCGACGACCGAGCCGACCGCGACGCCGGGGGAGCCGACGGCCTCCTCGACGATCGGGCCGAACCCGACGCAGACGGACGCCACGGGGCCGCTCGCGAACACGGGCGGTGAGGGGGTGCCGTTCGCCTGGCCGATCGCGGCGCTGCTCGCGGCGCTCGGTGTCGGGCTCGCCTGGCGGGCACGTCATTCGGGGACCCGACGGTCGAGCTGACCCGGTCGGGGTGTCCGCTCCGGCGGGGACCCCGATGTGACGGCCGGTGTCCGCGATCGCGGACACCGGCCGTTTCGTTCGCGGACTCGCACCCGTGCCCCGTCCGAGTCGCGTCCGCGCGCGTCTCGCGCTCCCGTGCCGTGCCGTGCCGTGCCTCGTCCGGCTGGCGTCGCATCCGGTCCCTCTCGCCCCCGATGGTGTCGGTACCCCGGTCGTGGCATGATCCGGGAACGGGCGTCCGTCAGGGTGCGTCCTGTTCACCGCGGGGGACGGAGCGAACATGGTCCGATGGTGGACGGCCGATGCGGGGCATTTCCTCGCCGCGCTCGTGGCCGGTTCCACCGTGCTCCTCGGCGGGGTCGTGACAGCGCACCCCGTGGAGGCGACCGTCGGGACGACATCCGTCACGGGGCCTGCGCTCACTGACGAGGCGGAACCCATGGCGTGGGACGGCCGGACTCCGCAACAGCCCGTCGCCGTCGACGGCGAGGCGCAGCCGGTCTACGAGGGGCATCCGGTCGTGGAGGAGGGCGTGTGGATCATCGTCCCGGGCGTCGACAGCGACCTCGACGGGCGCGACGATCGAGTGCGGGCGGTCGTGTACCGCGCGGCCGACACCGAGCTCGGTGCCGCGAGCATCCGCGTGCCCGTGGTCGTCCAGATGTCGCCCTACTTCGCGGGGACCTCGACGGAAACGGGGGTGCACGACATGCACGAGCCGCCCTGGGATCCGAGCATGCCCGTTCCCGAGGGGACCGTCGGTGCCGTGCCGGCACCGTACCCGCCCTGGCCACCCTCGCGCGGTGGCAACACCTTCTTCACCGATCGCGGCTACGCGTTCGTCGAGGTCGCCGCGCTCGGCACGGCCGAGTCGGACGGCTGCCCGGGCATGCTGAACGGCGACGACGTCGCTTCGGCACGGGCCGTCGTCGACTGGGTCGCGGGCCGCACGCTCGCGCAGGACGACGCCGGGGGCGAGCGTCGCGCGACGTGGTCGAACGGCTCCGTCGGCATGACCGGGATGTCCCACGACGGCGCGCTCGCACTCGCGGCATCGACGACCGGGGTGGACGGGCTCGACGCGGTCGTGTCCGCATCGGCACCGACGAGCATGTACGACTTCGAACGCATGGGCGGTGCGGCGATCTCGACCGACGGCGCTCCGGGAACCGACCTCGACGACTACATCCGGTTCCTCCTCACCACGCCTGAACTCCGCGAGCGCTGCCACCACGCGGTCATGGCGGTCGCGCACGGGCAGGCGCGGGCGACGGGGGAGTACAACGCGTTCTGGGCCGAGCGGAATCTGCGCGACGGCGTCGACGGCGTCACCGCGCCGACCCTCCTCGCGGCGGGGACGAGCGACTGGAACGTGCGCCTCGACCACACGACGCGGTGGTACACGGCACTGCACGACCGCGGCGTGCCCGTCGAACTCGTGCTGCACCGGTACGGGCACGAGTCCCTCGGGCCGATCTGGAACGCTCACGTCAACCGCTGGTTCACGCGCTACCTGTTCGGGATCGACGACGGTGCCACGCACGACGGCACCGTGACGACGCAGACCGAGGACCGCACCGGCTGGACGACTACGGCGTCGTGGCCGACGCCGGGGAGCTCCATCGTGCGGTTCGGACTGCGCCCACCCGACGGGGCGCGGAGCGGGCTCGCCCTGTTCGACCGGGACGTCGATGCGGCCGGTGCGGCCGCGGCGGGGTGGACGAGCGCAACCCTCGTCGACGACGCGCTCGCGACGCACGCGGAACTCGCCGCGAGCGACCACCCCGGCCGCGTCCTGTACGCCACGAATCGGGCATCGCGGGACGTCGCCGTGAGCGGCACACCCGTCGCCGAGCTGCGCGTGAGCTTCAGCAGCGTCGCGCCGAACCTCTCGCTCCAGCTCCTCGACCGCGCGCCGGACGGCAGCACGCAGATCGTGAGCCGTGCGTGGTGGGACCCGCAGAACCGCTCGTCCCTCACGGCGTCCGAACCCGTCGTGCCGGGAACGGCCTACGACATGGTGATTCCGCTCGTGCCCGTGCAACACACGATCGAGTCGGGGCACCGGCTCGAGCTCATGGTGTTCGCGACCGACATCGCGGACGATCTCGACCGCAGTTGCGTCACCCTGTGCGGCACGCCCGGAACGGCAATCACGGTCTTCCCCCTGGGAAGCGCGCTCGAGGTCCCCGTCGTCGGCGGCCTCGACCACGCCGGAACCGCACTCGGCCTCGCCTCGCCGCCCGATGCGGCATGGTCGCCGGTGCGTGCGCTCGCCGATCCGAGCGCTGCGGTCGCGCTCGCGATGGCGCTCGCGCCACTCGTGGCCACGCTCGTGTTCGCCCTCCTGTGGGGCGGGCGACGCCGATACCGCCTCGTCGCGGAGCGGCGCACTAGGACACCCGGCTGAGCCCCGGCCCGGAACGGGTACGGTGCGTTCTCCACGTGGCGATAAACTGCGAGGATGCGTCAAACCACCTCCTCCGCTCGTCGCGGGGAGTCGTCCACCGGGAACGCCACCACGCGTTTCGAGAACGTCTCGCTCCTGTCGGTCGCGAGCACCATTCCGGGGCGGGTGACGACGTCGGACAGCCTCGAGGACCGCCTCCTCGCCGCACTATCGCGCCTCAAGCTCCGCCCCGGCCTGCTGCGACGCGTCGCGGGCGTGCTCGAACGACGCAACTGGGCTCCCGGGGAGTCCTCCGAGGAGGGCACGGTCGATGCGGGGCGGCGCGCGCTCGCGGAGGCCGGCGTCGACCCGTCGCAGGTCGGGCTCATGATCAACACCTCCGTCACGCGCAAGCACCTCGAACCGTCGGTGGCGGTGCGGCTGCACCACGAACTCGGCCTGCCCTCGTCTGCCGTCAACTTCGACATCACGAACGCGTGCCTCGGGTTCATCAACGGCATGAGTCTCGCGGCGGGCATGATCGAATCCGGCCAGATCCGCTACGCGATGGTCGTCAACGGCGAGGACGCCGACGACATCCAGGTCAACACGGTCGAGCGGCTCCTGCGGGACGACATCGACCGGGAGGGCTTCATGAGCGAATTCGCGTCGCTCACCCTCGGCTCCGGTTCGGCCGTGGCCGTGCTCGGCCCGAGTGACGCCCACGCCGACGGACACCGCATCCTCGGCGGCGTCACCCGCGCCGCGACGCAGTTCCACGAGCTCTGCGTCGGGAGTGTCGACGGCATGTTCACCGATGCGAAGGCGCTCCTGCGCGGTGGTCTCGATCTCGTCGTGGCCGCGTGGAAGGAAGCTTCCGCCGAGTGGGACTGGGCGACGATGGACCGCTACATCACGCATCAGGTGTCGAGCGTCCACACGAACGCGATCGTGAAGGCCGCGCACCTCGACGCGTCCAAGGTGCCGACGACCTTCCCGCGATTCGGGAACGTCGGCCCGGCCTCGGTGCCGATCACGCTCGTCGAGGAGCAGTCGACACTGCGTCGCGGGGATCGCGTGCTCCTCATGGGCGTCGGCTCGGGGCTCAACACGGCCATGATGGAGCTGGCCTGGTGAGTCGCGCCGCGGCGACACCGCCCGAGGGACTGCCGGGGCTCGACCCGGCGTGGAGCCGGATCGTCGCCGCGCCGGGTGTCGTCGCGGATGCCGGCCGCACCCGCGAGTGGCACGTCCTCGACACGGGCGGCGCGCTCGCGGCCCTCGGCGTCCGGCCGCGCGGCACGATCCTCGCCGTGCACGGCAATCCCACGTGGTCGTACCTCTGGCGCTCGCTCCTCGCCGCGTCCCTCGAGCGTGCCGCCGCGGGAGAGGTCGCGTGGCGCGTCGTCGCGGTCGATCAGCTCGACATGGGGTACTCCGAGCGAACGGGCACCGAACGGCCGCTGCCGCAGCGGGTCGCCGAGCTCGGCGCACTCACGGCCGCGCTCGGGCTCGACGGGCCCGTCGTCACGATGGGGCACGACTGGGGCGGTGTCGTGTCGCTCGGCTGGGCCGTCGATCACCCCGATTCGCTCGCCGGTGTGCTGCTGCTCAACACGGCCGTGCACCACCCCGCAGGCGTGCCCATTCCCGCGCCGCTCCGCTTCGCACGTGCCCGTGGCGTACTCGCGGCGAGCACGGTGTCGACGACCGCGTTCCTCGACACGACGCTCTCGCTCGCCCGGCCTCGCCTCGACGCCGCCGTGCGGAACGCCTACCGGGCCCCGTACGCGAGCGCCGCTCGGCGGGGCGGGATCGGCGGGTTCGTGCGCGACATCCCCGTCGACGCGACCCACGACAGCTTCGCCGAGCTCGAACGCATCGCGACCGGCGTCGCCCGGCTCCGGGTGCCGGCGTTCCTGCAGTGGGGGCCGGAGGACCCGATCTTCGGCGACCGCTATCTCGCGGATCTCGTCGAGCGCCTGCCGCAGGCGGATGTGCACCGGTACGAGCGGGCGGGACACCTCGTCGCCGAGGAGCGGCCGTACGCCGACGCCGCGTTCGAGTGGCTCGCCGGTGCACTCGGGGGAGCCGGTGCACTCGGGGGAGCCGGTGCACTCGGGGGAGCCGGTGCACTCGGGGGAGCGGATGCCTCGGCCCGGCCCACCGACCTCGGCACGGGCCCCGAGGACGCGGCCGGGTCGATCGACGCGTCCACCGACGCCGGGGACCACTCGGGCGACGACGCGCATTCGGGCGACGACGCGCACTCGGGCGACGATGCGGACTCGGATGGCAACACCCGATCCGTCGGTGACGCCGACTTCGTACCCCTGTGGCGTGCCCTCGACGAGCGGGCGGCCGACGACGCTACCGCGGTCATCGACATGTCCTCCGGCGCGAGCGGGGCGGGCGAGGTGAGCTGGCGGCGACTGCACGATCGAGTGCAGCGCATAGCGGCGGGACTCCACGCGCTCGGCGTGCGCCGCGGCACCCGCGTCTCGCTGCTCGTGCAGCCCGGCCCGACGCTCACTGCGGTCGTGTACGCGTGCGTGCGCATCGGCGCGATTGTCGTCGTCGCGGACGCCGGGCTCGGCGTGCGCGGGCTCACGCGCGCCGTCCGCGGGGCGCGCCCCGAGTTCATCATCGGTCAACGCCCGGGGCTCGCCGCGGCGAGCGTCCTCGGCTGGCCCGGCGTGCGTATCTCGGCCGAACGACTCACGGCGCCGCTCGCTCGCACGCTCGGCGTGACGCACAGCCTCGGTGAGGTGGCCCGGCTCGGCCGCGGCCGATCGCTTCCGCCCGAGCCCTCGTCGTCCGACGTCGCGGCGATCCTGTTCACGTCCGGTTCGACGGGCCCCGCGAAGGGGGTCGTCTACACGCACGCGCAGCTCGCGGCGGTCCGCGACGTACTCGCCGCGCACTTCGAGGTGACGGCCGACACGGGACTCGTCACCGGTTTCGCGCCGTTCGCGCTGCTCGGGCCGGCGCTCGGCACGCGCTCGGCGACACCCGACATGGACGTGTCCTCCCCGCGGACGCTCACGGCGCGTGCGGTCGCCGCGGCCGTCCGCGCCTCCGACGCCCGCATCGTGTTCCTCTCGCCGGCCGCGATCCTCAACGTCGTCGCGACGGCGGGCGAACTCGACGCGGCCGACCACGCCGCACTCGGGCGCGTGCACACGTTCCTCTCGACGGGTGCGCCCGTCGGCCCCGGCACGCTCGAGTCGGCGGCGTCGCTCATGCCCGCCGCGACCGCACACACGCCGTACGGCATGACCGAGTGCCTTCTCGTGACCGACATCACCCTCGACGAACTGCGCGCGGCCGACGCCGCGCCGGACGCGGGCGTGTGCGTCGGCGCGCCGATCGGTGACAACCGCGTGCTCGTGAGTGCGCTCGACGACGACGGCCTGGCGACGGGCGCCGCGAGCGCACGCCCCGGCGTGCTCGGCGAGGTGCTCGTCTCGGCACCGCACCTGAAGCAGCGGTACGACCGTCTCTGGATCACCGACCGCGAGGCGGTGCGCGAGACCGCGGCGATCGACACGGGTGACACGGGTGCGCGGCGCTGGCACCGGACGGGCGATGTCGGCCACCTCGACGGTGACGGCAGGCTGTGGATCGAGGGGCGAGTGCCGCACGTGCTCGTGACCGAGCGCGGTCCGCTCGCGCCCGTGGGAACGGAGCAGGACGTCGAGCGGGTGCCCGAGGTGCGCCGCGCGGCGCTCGCCGGGGTCGGGCCGCGCGGCGTGCAGCAGGCCGTCGCCGTCGTCGAGACGCTGGACCCGGCGGCGCGGCCGGCGCTCGCGGATCCCGCGCTCACGGCCGCGATCCGCGCGAGCACGGCCACGCCGCTCGCGGCCGTATTCGTCGTGCCCAAGCTCCCGACCGACATCCGACACAACTCCAAGATCGATCGCTCGCGACTGTCGGCGTGGGCCGAACACGTCCTCGCGGGCGGCAGGGTGACGGGGCCGTGAACGTGCTCGTCACGGGCGCGTCCGGATTCCTCGGCCGGGCCGTCGCGGCGACGCTCGTCGCCGTTGGCCACGACGTGCGCACGCTGCAGCGCCGGCCCTCGACCGTGCCCGGCGTGACGGATCTGTCGGGCTCGATCACCGACGTCGACCTCGTCGCGCGCGCGGTGGACGGTGCCGACGGTGTCGTGCACCTCGCCGCGAAGGTGTCGCTCGCGGGCGACCCGGCGCAGTTCCGCGCGATCAACGTCGACGGCACCGCCGGGCTGCTCGACGCCGCCGAACGGGCGGGCGTCTCGCGGTTCGTGCAGGTGTCCTCACCCTCGGTCGCGCACGCGGGCCATGCGCTCGCGGGCGTCGGTGCCGAGCCGGCGTCGCCCGAACACGCGCGCGGCGAGTACGCGCGCACGAAGGCCGAGGCCGAGTTGCTCGCGCTCGCGCGCGACCGTGACGGCTTCGCGGTCGTCGCGGTGCGACCGCACCTCGTGTGGGGACCGGGCGACACCCAGCTCGTCGCCCGCATCGTCGACCGGGCGCGTCGAGGCCGCCTGCCGCTCCTCGACGGTGGCACGGCGCTCATCGACACGACCTATGTCGACAACGCGGCGAGCGGCATCGTCGCGGCCCTCCATCGCGCCGAGGACGCGCACGGCAATGCCTACGTCATCACGAACGGGGAACCCCGGCCCGTCGCCGATCTGCTCGCGGGCATCTGCCTCGCCTCGGGCGTCGAGCCGCCCGCGTGGAGCGTCCCCGCGATACTCGGCCGCGCGGTCGGCACCGTCGTCGAGCGCGTCTGGGCCGTCCGGCCGGGCCAGGACGAGCCGCCCATGACGGCGTTCCTCGCCGAACAGCTCTCGACCGCACACTGGTTCGACCAGCGCGCCACGCGCCGCGACCTCGACTGGGCGCCGCACGTGTCGATCGACGAGGGGCTGCGCCTGCTCGCGGCGCACGCCGCCGACACGGCCCGCTGATCGCGCCGGATTGGTCCTGAGTGCCCCGGACGCCGTAGATTTGGAGTCGTGTCTAAGGTCCTCGAATCCCTCCCCGTCGGCGAGCGCGTCGGCATCGCCTTCTCCGGAGGTCTCGACACCTCCGTCGCCGTCGCCTGGATGCGCGACAAGGGGGCCGTGCCCTGCACCTATACGGGCGACCTCGGGCAGCCCGACGAGGACGACATCGCCGCGATCCCCGGCCGCGCGCTCGAGTACGGCGCCGAGGTCTCGCGCCTCGTCGACTGCAAGACGGCGCTCGTTGAGGAGGGCTTCGTCGCCCTCGCGTGCGGTGCGTTCCACATCCGCTCCGGCGGCCGCACCTACTTCAACACGACGCCGCTCGGCCGTGCCGTGACGGGCACGATGCTCGTGCGCGCCATGAAGGAGGACGGCGTCGACATCTGGGGCGACGGCTCCACCTATAAGGGCAACGACATCGAGCGGTTCTACCGCTACGGGCTGCTCGCGAACCCGGCGCTGCGCATCTACAAGCCCTGGCTCGACGCGGAGTTCGTCACCGAGCTCGGCGGTCGCGCCGAGATGAGCGAGTGGCTCGTCGAGCACGGCTTCCCGTACCGCGACTCGGCCGAGAAGGCCTACTCGACCGACGCGAACATCTGGGGCGCGACGCACGAGGCGAAGACCCTCGAGCACCTCGACGTGTCGCTCGAGACGGTCGAGCCGATCATGGGCGTCAAGTTCTGGGACCCGGCCGTCGAGATCGAGACGGAGGACGTGACCGTCGAGTTCAGCGCCGGCCGCCCCGTCGCGCTCAACGGCGTCCAGTTCACCGACCCGGTCGAACTCGTGTTCGAGGCGAACCGCATCGCCGGCCGGCACGGCTTCGGCATGAGCGACCAGATCGAGAACCGCATCATCGAGGCGAAGTCGCGCGGCATCTACGAGGCGCCCGGCATGGCGCTGCTGTTCACCGCGTACGAGCGGCTCGTGAACGGGATCCTGAACGAGGACACGCTCGCGACGTATCACGAGCAGGGTCGTCGCCTCGGCCGGCTCATGTACGAGGGGCGTTGGCTCGAGCCGCAGTCGCTCATGCTGCGCGAGTCGATCCAGAAGTGGGTCGGGTCGATGATCACGGGCACCGTGACGCTGCGTCTGCGTCGCGGAGACGACTACACGATCCTCGACACCGTCTCGCCGAACCTCTCCTACGCGCCCGAGAAGCTGTCGATGGAGCGCGTGGGCGATGCCGCGTTCGGTCCGACGGACCGCATCGGTCAGCTCACGATGCGCAACCTCGACATCGCCGACTCGCGTTCGCGGCTCGAGCAGTACTTCCAGTTCGGCCTCATCGGTGGCGCGACGGGCGAGCTCGTCGGCCGCATCGCGGCGGGGCAGGCGAACGAGATCACCGAGAAGTCGGTGCGCGAGGAGCAGCTCTCCGACGCGTTCGACACGGCGGGCGAGGGCGCGGCCTTCGACTCCGGCACGGACTGACCGGCACCGACCGACCTCGCCCCGACGAGCGCCCGACGCCCGGCACCGCCCACGCGGTGCCGGGCGTCGGGCGTTGCTGCTAGTGCGCTCCCGCGTCAGCCGCGCTCGTCTCGCCCGTCGTCGTGCGGTGCCGTCCGATGGGCAGCATGAGTGGGCGGCCAGAGGTGGGATCCGCGATGATGCGGCTCTCGAGCCCGAACACCGTGCGCACCGTGTCGACCGTGAGCACGTCGTCGGGTGCGCCGGCCGAGTGCACGCGCCCGTCGGCGAGCGCGACGAGGTGGTCGGCGTAGCGCGCCGCGAGGTTCAGGTCGTGGAGCACCATGAGGATCGTCGTGCCGCGCTCCCGGTTCAGGTCGACGAGCAGGTCGAGCACCTCGACCTGGTGGGCGACGTCGAGGAAGGTCGTCGGCTCGTCGAGCAACAGCAGCTCCGTCTGCTGCGCGAGGGCCATCGCGATCCAGACGCGTTGCCGCTGGCCACCCGACAGCTCGTCGACCGCGAGCTCCGCGAGCTCGAGCGTGTCCGTCGCCTCGAGCGCCGCGGCGACGGCCTCGTCGTCGCCTCGCGACCACCGCGCGAACGCCCGCTGATGCGGATTCCGACCCCGGCCGACGAGGTCGGAGACCGTGATGCCCTCGGGCGCGATCGGTGACTGGGGGAGCAGCCCGAGCGTGCGCGCGAGCGCTTTCGCGGGCATGCGGTGCACCTCCTTCCCGTCGAGCAGCACGTGGCCCGCGCGCGGGGCGAGGAGACGCGACATCGAGCGCAGGAGCGTCGACTTGCCGCATGCGTTCGCGCCGACGATCGCCGTGATCGCGCCATCGGGCACGGTGAGCTCGAGCCCCTCGATGACGCCATGGTCGCCGTAGCCGAGCGACAGGCCGGCGGCCTCGAGCGTGTGCCTGGCGGTCACAGGGATCCTCCCGAACGGTTGGTGCGGATGATGAGGTACACGAGATACGGCGCACCGAGCGCGCCGGTGACGACACCGACCGGGTACTTCGTCCCGAACGCGAACTGCCCGACGAGGTCCGCCGTCAGGACGAGCAGCGCCCCGACGAACGCGGCCGGGAGCAACAGGGAGCCGTGCGGCCCGAACACGCGCGCCGCGATGGGCCCCGCGAGGAACGCGACGAACGCGATGGGCCCCGTCGCCGAGGTCGCGAACGCGATGAGGCCGACCGCCGCGACGATGAGCAGGATGCGGGTCCGCTCGGTGCGCACACCGAGCGCGGCCGCCGCGTCGTCGCCGAGCTGCAGCATCGACAGGTCGCGGCCGCGCGAGAGCAGGACCGGGCCCAGCACGCCGAGCGCGACGAGCACGGGCAGGACGTCGCCCCACGACGAGCCGTTGAGGCTTCCCGTCAACCAGCGCATGGCCTCCTGCAGCTCCCACTGCGGCGCCTTCTCGAGCACGAACGACGTCACGGCGTCGAGCATCGCCGCGATGCCGATGCCGATGAGCACGAGCCGCGTCCCGGCGACGCCGCCCCGGAACGAGAGGAGGTAGACGGCGACGGCGACCGCGAGTCCGACGACGATCGCGAGGACCGACACCCGGGCGCCCGTCAGCCCGAGGACGACGATCGAGAACGCGGCCGCGGCGCTCGCCCCGGCGCTGATGCCGATGATGTCCGGACTCGCGAGCGGATTGCGGAGCATCGTCTGGAACGTCACGCCGCCGAGCCCGAAGCACACGCCCACGAGAACGGCGAGCACGGCGCGCGGCAGACGGAGACGGCCGACCGTGAAGCTCGCACCGGGTACGTCGCCGCCCAGCACGACCGCGAGGACGTCCGCCGGCGGGTAGAAGCGTTCGCCGACCATGAGCGAGGCGGCGAACACAGCGAGCACGAGGACGCCCACGACGCCGAGCAGTAGCGTGCGCCGTCGTTCGCGGCGCCGGCGGAGCGTGCCGACGAATGCCGCCGTCCGTTCGGTCGCGGGTGCGATCCCGGTCACAGCTCCTTCACCTTCCGGCGCCGCACGATCGCGATGAGGACGGGGGCACCGAGGAGGGCCGTGATGATGCCCACGTCGATCTCGTCGGGGCGGGCGACGACGCGCCCCACGATGTCGGACGCGAGCACGAGCGCGGCACCGGCGAGCGCCGAGAACGGGACGAGCCACCGGTGGTCGACCCCGACGAGCAGCCGACACACGTGCGGGACGATGAGCCCCACGAAGCCGATCGGGCCGGCGACGGCGGTCGCCGCGCCGCACAGCAGGACGGCGCCGAGCGACGCGACGGCGCGCGTCGCGGCGACGCGTTCGCCGAGGCCCGCCGCGACGTCGTCGCCGAGCGCGAGGGAGTTCAGGCCGCGCGTCGTGAGCAGGCACGCGAGCGCACCGACGACGAGGAAGGGCACGACCTGTGCCGTCGCGTCGAAGGTCGCACCGCCGACGCCACCGATCTGCCACGAACGCACGCCGCCCGCGATGTCACCGCGCGGCAGCACGACCGCGCTGATGAAGGAGGCCGCCGCGGCAGACGTCGCGGCACCGGCGAGCGCGAGCTTGAGCGGCGTCGCACCGCCGCGACCGATCGACGCGACGACGTACACGAACACCGCGGTGACGGCGGCACCGAGGATCGCGGTCCAGATGAATGCCGTGTACGTCCACATCCCGAACCACGCGATGCCCGTGACGACCGCGAGCGACGCCCCCATGTTGACGCCGAGGATGCCCGGATCGGCAAGAGGATTGCGCGTGACGCCCTGCATGACGCAGCCCGCGATGCCGAGTGCCGCGCCCACGAGGAGCGCGAGGAGGGTCCGGGCGACCCGTTTGCCGACTGCCGCCGGGCCGAGCCCGTCGACCGAGCCCGAGAGCCCGGCCACGATCTCATCCCACGTGACGACCCGCGATCCCACGGCGACCGACGCCGCGCAGAGCGCCGCGACGACCACGACGAGTGCGACGAGCCACAGCACGCGCACGCGCGCCGGGCGCCGCACGATGGCGGCACCCGGCGTCGGGGGCGTTGCGGTGCTCGTCAACCGGCGTGACCCGCGGCGGTCGCGAGCTGGTTCACGTAGTCGTCGAGCACCCACGGGATCGCGAGCGGCGTCGGGTTCGCCGCCGTGCCCTGCGGGCCCGTGCCGTCGAGGAACACGACCGCGTCGTTCGCGATGGCGGGCATCTGCGACAGCAGCGGATCCGCCTTGAGCGTGTCGACGAGCGCCTGATCGCCGTACGTGACGATGAGCTGCACGTCGTCGAACTGATCGACCTGCTCCGCGCTGATGCTGCCCGAGAACTCGCCCGACGTCGAGGCCTCGACGACCGCGTCCGGCGCCGCGAGCCCGAGGTCCTCGAAGAACATCGCCCGGGTGTCGTTGCTCGTGTAGAAGTTGACGGTGCTGAGGTCGGTCTCGTCGACGTGCGTGAGGAACATCGTCTTCGTGCCCGCGAGCCCCGGGTGGGCGCCGACGGCCGTCTGGATCTGTCCCTCGATGTCGGTGATGAGCGCGTCACCCTCGGCGGCGAGGCCGAGCGCCTCGCTGTTGAAGCGGATCATGTCGCGCCACGGGGTCGCCCACGGCGTCGTCGGGTACGCGACGACGGGCGCGATCTCCGAGAGGGTGTCGTAGTCCTCCTGCGTGAGCCCGGAGTACGCGGCGAGGATCACGTCGGGCTCGGTGTTGGCCACGGCCTCGAAGTCGATGCCGTCGGTCTCGTCGAACAGCACCGGGGTCTGCGCGCCGAGCTCGTCGAGCTTCTCCTTCACCCAGGGGAGGAGGCCGTCGCCGTCGTCGTCGCCGAAGTTCGCGGCCGCCATCCCGACGGGGACGACGCCGAGCGCGAGCGGGACCTCGTGGTTGCCCCACGCGACCGTCGCGACGCGCTCCGGTTTCGCCTCGATCGTGGTCGTGCCGAGCGCGTGTTCGATGACGATCGGGAACTCGCCCGAGCCGGCGGAACCGCCCGCGGCATCGTCGGCGGGGGTGCCACCGGTACCACAGGCGGACAGGACGAGCGCCACGGCGGCGGCGAGGGCCGTCGCGAGGACGCTTCTGCGAGAACGCATGCTGAAGGGACTCACTCTCGTGAAGGGGTGAACGGAAAACCCTTGCCGGAGCCGAGACGGGCAGATGAGGGAAGGGTTACCTAAACCCTAGGCACGTGCGGCGGACGGTGCAATCAAGCGATACCGACGGAACCTGTCGCGTTTCGGACATCACCGGGTGCGCCGTCACCGCGCACGCGACCGGGCGTCAGACCGATCGTCCGACGGAACACCGCACCGAACGCGCTCGCCGAGGCGTA is drawn from Pseudoclavibacter chungangensis and contains these coding sequences:
- a CDS encoding 3-oxoacyl-ACP synthase III — translated: MRQTTSSARRGESSTGNATTRFENVSLLSVASTIPGRVTTSDSLEDRLLAALSRLKLRPGLLRRVAGVLERRNWAPGESSEEGTVDAGRRALAEAGVDPSQVGLMINTSVTRKHLEPSVAVRLHHELGLPSSAVNFDITNACLGFINGMSLAAGMIESGQIRYAMVVNGEDADDIQVNTVERLLRDDIDREGFMSEFASLTLGSGSAVAVLGPSDAHADGHRILGGVTRAATQFHELCVGSVDGMFTDAKALLRGGLDLVVAAWKEASAEWDWATMDRYITHQVSSVHTNAIVKAAHLDASKVPTTFPRFGNVGPASVPITLVEEQSTLRRGDRVLLMGVGSGLNTAMMELAW
- a CDS encoding CocE/NonD family hydrolase; its protein translation is MVRWWTADAGHFLAALVAGSTVLLGGVVTAHPVEATVGTTSVTGPALTDEAEPMAWDGRTPQQPVAVDGEAQPVYEGHPVVEEGVWIIVPGVDSDLDGRDDRVRAVVYRAADTELGAASIRVPVVVQMSPYFAGTSTETGVHDMHEPPWDPSMPVPEGTVGAVPAPYPPWPPSRGGNTFFTDRGYAFVEVAALGTAESDGCPGMLNGDDVASARAVVDWVAGRTLAQDDAGGERRATWSNGSVGMTGMSHDGALALAASTTGVDGLDAVVSASAPTSMYDFERMGGAAISTDGAPGTDLDDYIRFLLTTPELRERCHHAVMAVAHGQARATGEYNAFWAERNLRDGVDGVTAPTLLAAGTSDWNVRLDHTTRWYTALHDRGVPVELVLHRYGHESLGPIWNAHVNRWFTRYLFGIDDGATHDGTVTTQTEDRTGWTTTASWPTPGSSIVRFGLRPPDGARSGLALFDRDVDAAGAAAAGWTSATLVDDALATHAELAASDHPGRVLYATNRASRDVAVSGTPVAELRVSFSSVAPNLSLQLLDRAPDGSTQIVSRAWWDPQNRSSLTASEPVVPGTAYDMVIPLVPVQHTIESGHRLELMVFATDIADDLDRSCVTLCGTPGTAITVFPLGSALEVPVVGGLDHAGTALGLASPPDAAWSPVRALADPSAAVALAMALAPLVATLVFALLWGGRRRYRLVAERRTRTPG
- a CDS encoding alpha/beta fold hydrolase, translated to MSRAAATPPEGLPGLDPAWSRIVAAPGVVADAGRTREWHVLDTGGALAALGVRPRGTILAVHGNPTWSYLWRSLLAASLERAAAGEVAWRVVAVDQLDMGYSERTGTERPLPQRVAELGALTAALGLDGPVVTMGHDWGGVVSLGWAVDHPDSLAGVLLLNTAVHHPAGVPIPAPLRFARARGVLAASTVSTTAFLDTTLSLARPRLDAAVRNAYRAPYASAARRGGIGGFVRDIPVDATHDSFAELERIATGVARLRVPAFLQWGPEDPIFGDRYLADLVERLPQADVHRYERAGHLVAEERPYADAAFEWLAGALGGAGALGGAGALGGAGALGGADASARPTDLGTGPEDAAGSIDASTDAGDHSGDDAHSGDDAHSGDDADSDGNTRSVGDADFVPLWRALDERAADDATAVIDMSSGASGAGEVSWRRLHDRVQRIAAGLHALGVRRGTRVSLLVQPGPTLTAVVYACVRIGAIVVVADAGLGVRGLTRAVRGARPEFIIGQRPGLAAASVLGWPGVRISAERLTAPLARTLGVTHSLGEVARLGRGRSLPPEPSSSDVAAILFTSGSTGPAKGVVYTHAQLAAVRDVLAAHFEVTADTGLVTGFAPFALLGPALGTRSATPDMDVSSPRTLTARAVAAAVRASDARIVFLSPAAILNVVATAGELDAADHAALGRVHTFLSTGAPVGPGTLESAASLMPAATAHTPYGMTECLLVTDITLDELRAADAAPDAGVCVGAPIGDNRVLVSALDDDGLATGAASARPGVLGEVLVSAPHLKQRYDRLWITDREAVRETAAIDTGDTGARRWHRTGDVGHLDGDGRLWIEGRVPHVLVTERGPLAPVGTEQDVERVPEVRRAALAGVGPRGVQQAVAVVETLDPAARPALADPALTAAIRASTATPLAAVFVVPKLPTDIRHNSKIDRSRLSAWAEHVLAGGRVTGP